One window from the genome of Eucalyptus grandis isolate ANBG69807.140 chromosome 7, ASM1654582v1, whole genome shotgun sequence encodes:
- the LOC104454377 gene encoding glycosyltransferase family 64 protein C4 translates to MRGSLFNLNRRTAQRFKQLAMASLGSVKIKLLLLCCIAFVLLLLAGRAPVLSGGDATVRAPSNHFHDSRKGYALLINTWKRNDLLKQSISHYTRCSSLDSIHIVWSEPDPPSESLKKFLNHVIQLNSRSDRRIELKFDINKEDSLNNRFKPIGDLKTDAVFSIDDDIIFPCSSVEFAFDVWRSAPDTMVGFVPRIHWIDQEGSVDRYVYSGWWSVWWTGRYSMVLSKAAFFHKKYLDIYTNQMPASIRDYVTRNRNCEDIAMSFLVANVTGAPPIWVKGKIFEIGSTGISSVGGHSEKRSQCVNRFVTEFRRMPLVSTTVKAVDSRNIWFW, encoded by the exons ATGAGAGGAAGCCTGTTCAACCTGAACCGGAGGACGGCGCAGAGATTCAAGCAGCTCGCGATGGCGTCCCTCGGATCCGTGAAGATCAAGCTTCTCCTCCTGTGCTGCATCGCTTTCGTCTTGCTCCTGCTCGCCGGTCGTGCCCCGGTCCTCAGCGGAGGGGACGCGACCGTCCGCGCTCCCTCTAACCACTTCCACGATTCTCG GAAAGGATATGCCCTCCTGATTAACACATGGAAGAGAAACGATCTTTTGAAACAGTCCATTTCCCACTACACCAGATGTTCATCGCTGGATTCTATTCATATTGTCTGGAGCGAACCGGATCCTCCATCAGAGTCTCTTAAGAAATTTTTGAATCATGTCATCCAGTTGAACTCTAGAAGTGATCGGAGAATCGAACTAAAATTCGATATCAATAAGGAAGATAGTTTGAACAACAGATTTAAGCCCATTGGTGATCTGAAAACAGATGCTGTTTTCTCGATTGATGATGACATTATATTTCCTTGTTCATCAGTGGAGTTTGCTTTTGATGTTTGGAGAAGCGCACCAGATACAATGGTCGGATTCGTGCCTCGAATTCATTGGATTGATCAG gaaGGTAGTGTCGATCGCTATGTCTATAGTGGATGGTGGTCTGTATGGTGGACGGGTAGATACAGTATGGTGCTCTCAAAGGCAGCGTTTTTTCACAAGAAATATCTGGATATATATACAAACCAGATGCCAGCATCAATTAGAGATTATGTTACGAGAAACAG GAACTGTGAAGACATTGCAATGTCATTCCTTGTGGCAAATGTTACTGGTGCTCCTCCTATATGGGTTAAAG GAAAGATATTTGAGATTGGTTCCACAGGAATTAGTAGTGTGGGAGGTCACAGTGAGAAGAGAAGTCAGTGTGTCAACAGGTTTGTGACAGAATTCAGGCGAATGCCCTTAGTATCGACTACTGTGAAGGCTGTTGACAGCAGGAATATCTGGTTCTGGTGA